ATCAATCCGGTGTTACAGTCCCAGTACACTCCAGTCTCCCGTCCGGACGCGACCTACCGCGACGTGAAGTTCCTCTCAATCGACGGCGGTGGGAATGGGGTTCACAGGAACAGTATTGCGGACGACTTGCTCTTCGGACGAGCGCAAAGCGCTCTCTTGCTCGCGACGAATCGCTCGAGGCCAACTTGCACTTCAGTGCCCGATGGGGGCTATTAACGTGCTCATCTCAGAGAACGAAGCTGCGAGCGAAGCCGACTCTTACTCCTCACACGAGAATTTAAAACAACGTAACGTTTCGAGGAAAACGATGAGCGGTCCTCCGTCCAAGCTCCGGTTGATTACGACCGGTATCGTAATCGCATTTTCAGTTTTTGCAGGATGTACCGCCCTCGATAGCCATACTCTTCAAGGGACGCCTCACGTCTACGCCGAGGTGGTTAACGAAGTACCTAGCGACGTCGTCGTCCTCGAACGACGGAACGACTCGATTCAGGACATTGAGCCGGTACAAACTGCAATTGCCGAGGTCGATTCGCAGAACAAGTATCGAAAGAACATCTCGGAAGCGGAGTATAGACGTATAAAAGAGACGATGGACGCTCTTCCAACTACAACGGCCACGCGAGATAGATGGGGTGGAAAACGGGGATTCTACGTCGAAGCAGAAGTCGGTATCATTCGAGTCAGTATCGATACAATCGAAGCAGGGTAAAACTGCGTCGGCGGCGGATTAGAACTCGAGATTCGGATTCGCCAGATACTCCGACGAAATCCCGTGTGACGAGCTTACAATGTTGTTGTTATTGCACTCGGACACGCTGGCCGGTTCCTCTACGCCGGTCACGACGTTCGAGCGCACGAACGACGGACGAAAAGGGTTCAGCAACCGGCAGGCGCTGGGGTGTACGCCCGGCGCGAGACCGGTCGGGTCGGCGCGTCCGGGAATCCGCGGGCGTCACGCCTCGCGCTCGGCCACCTCCAGCGACGCGAAGAAGCCGAAGTAGGCCACGACGCCGCCCGCCAGCGATAGGTGGTACGCCCACGTCGGCCCCTGAAGCACGTCGAACAGCACGGACACTGCGGCGACCCAGACGACGGCGAACACGAAGTCGGTGACCATGCCCGACCGATGCTCGCGGACGTGGTCTCGGACGTTGTCGCGGACCGTCTCCGCGACGGTCCCGACTCGACTCGCCGTCACGTTATTCGCCCTCCCGTTCGTCTACGACCAGTACCGACCGGTGGGTCGAGCGGAGGACGCGCTCGGTGACGCTCCCGAGGAGCATCCGTCGGACGCCCGACCGACCGTGGCTACCCATGACGACGAGGTCCACGTCGTGGTCCTCGGCGAAGTCGGCGATGACGTCGTGGGGTCGGCCCGCGCGGAAGTGCTCCGCGACGTCGATGCCGCGCTCGCGGCCGCGGGCCGCGACGTGTTCGGTCGCCTCCCGGGCGCGGGCTTCGAGTTCGTCCATCTCGCCGAAGCGCCCCGACCGGATGCGCTCGACCTGCTCGGTACCGAGGCTCAACTCCGCAGCGTCGGTGTCCACGACGTAGAGCGTGTACACCTCCGCGTCGAACTTCTCGGCGATGTCGAGTGCCTCCTCGACAGCCAGTTCGGCGGTTTCGCTCCCGTCGGTGGGGATGAGGATGCGCTCGTACATCTCAGTCGTCCCCCGAAACCTGACCGCCGTCCGTCGAGACGACGTCCTCGGCGCTCTGCTGTTGGCCCATCGGTTCCGGACTGTGACACTGCCGGACGATGCGCTTGATTCGCTCGGGCGGTTCGTCGGTCGCCAGCGAGACGCCGATGGTGACCGCGAAGACGATGGGCGTCCCGGCGAGCGCCGCCCCGACCGCGGGGAAGATGTCGGCGTAAATCTGGACGACCGGACCGGCGTCGGTGGCGAAGATGAGTTCGTTGAACACCGCCGCGGTCCAGATGGCGAGGCCGGTGGTCATCCCGGCCAGCGCGCCCTGTCGGTTGGCGTTCTCCCACCAGAGACCGAGGAAGAACATCGGGAACAGCACGAGTCCGGCCAGCGAGAAGGCCAGCGCGACCAGTTCGCCGACCAGCGCGGGCGGGTTGAGCGCGGTGACCGTCACGATAGCGCCCAGCACCACGATGGTCGCGCGACCGATGAGGAGTTGCTGGCGCTGGGTCGCGTCGGAGTTGATGATGTTCGTGTAGATGTCGTGTGCAGCCGCCGACGACGCGGCGATGAACAGTCCCGCGGTCGTGGCGATGGCGGCGGCGATGCCGCCCGCCGCGACGAGTCCGACGAACCACGTCGGGAGGTTGGCGAGTTGGGACGCCAGCACGACGATGACGTCGCCTTCCGCGCCGCTCATGCCGCTCGCGCCGTACACGTCGCCGACCTTCTTCGCGTAGAGGTCGGTCCCGAACGCCGCGAAGGCGGGGGCGCTCAGGTAGAGCAGGCAGATGAAGAACAGGCCCCAGACGGTGGACCAGCGCGCGGTCCGCTCGCTCTCGACCGTGTAGAACCGCACCAGCACGTGCGGGAGTCCGCAGGTGCCGACGATGAGCGAGAACGCGGTCGCGACCCAGAGGTAGAAGCCGCCGTTCGTGAACGGTTGGGTGAACTCGCTGTTGAGTTGGCTCAGGAGCGCGCCGTACTCGACCTGCGGCAGGAACGTCGAGTAGCCCTGCGTCCAACCCACCGCGTACAGTCCCGCGAGGAACGCCACGATGAGGATGACGTACTGGACGGCCATGTTCTTGGTCGCGCCCAGCATCCCCGACAGCGCGAGGTAACCCACCGTGATAGCCATCAGCAGGACGACCATCGTGGTGTAGTCGCCGCCGAAGACGTAGATGCCGACCAGTCCCATGCCCCGGGCCTGTCCGACCGAGTAGACGAACCCAATGAGGATGGTCGTCAGCGCGGCGATGGCTCGCGCGGTGTCGGAGTCGAATCGGTCGCCGACGAAGTCGGGCGCGGTGTACTTCCCGAACCTGCGCATCTGGGCCGCGAGGAAGATGAGCAGGATGAAGTAGCCCGTGGACCAGCCGACCACGAACGCGAGTCCGTAGTAGCCCGATAACGCGATGAGCGCGGCCATGCCGAGGTACGACGCGGCCGACATCCAGTTCGCGCCGATGGCCATCCCGTTCTCGACGTTCCCGATGGACCGGCCCGCGACCCACAGGTCTTCGGTGTCGGCCACGCGGAACACGTACCCGATGCCGAGGAACAGCAGCAGCATCGCCGAGACCATCACGGCCGGAATCGCCTTGAACGAGGCGTTGAGCGCGTCCGGCAGGAGGTCGAGCGGCGTGAACATCATCGGTCGGACCCTCCGTCAGTCGCGGCCGCTTCCGGTTCCTGTCGCCGGGTCGAGTGGTCGATACCGTACTTCTCGTCGAGTCGGTCGCGCTTCCGCGCGTAGACGAACGAGAGCACGAGCGCGCCCGCCGGTGCCCCCGTCGCGGTCAGGAGGTAGTGGAGCGGGAAGCCGATTACGGTCACGCTCGTCATAAAGTCGGTCGCGAGGTACGTCGCCGTCACGGGTCCGAACACGAGGAGCGCCCACGCCGCGAACATCGTCCACACGACCCTGAGGTGGTCCCGCATGAACGGGGTGGATGGTTTGAAGATGTTGACTTCCGCATCGAGGTAGTCGGCGGTCTCTCGACCGGCCGCCACGCCGCCGTCGGTCTCGATGTCGGCGTTCGATTCGTCCTTTCGTGAGT
This portion of the Halorussus sp. MSC15.2 genome encodes:
- a CDS encoding VC_2705 family sodium/solute symporter; this encodes MMFTPLDLLPDALNASFKAIPAVMVSAMLLLFLGIGYVFRVADTEDLWVAGRSIGNVENGMAIGANWMSAASYLGMAALIALSGYYGLAFVVGWSTGYFILLIFLAAQMRRFGKYTAPDFVGDRFDSDTARAIAALTTILIGFVYSVGQARGMGLVGIYVFGGDYTTMVVLLMAITVGYLALSGMLGATKNMAVQYVILIVAFLAGLYAVGWTQGYSTFLPQVEYGALLSQLNSEFTQPFTNGGFYLWVATAFSLIVGTCGLPHVLVRFYTVESERTARWSTVWGLFFICLLYLSAPAFAAFGTDLYAKKVGDVYGASGMSGAEGDVIVVLASQLANLPTWFVGLVAAGGIAAAIATTAGLFIAASSAAAHDIYTNIINSDATQRQQLLIGRATIVVLGAIVTVTALNPPALVGELVALAFSLAGLVLFPMFFLGLWWENANRQGALAGMTTGLAIWTAAVFNELIFATDAGPVVQIYADIFPAVGAALAGTPIVFAVTIGVSLATDEPPERIKRIVRQCHSPEPMGQQQSAEDVVSTDGGQVSGDD
- a CDS encoding universal stress protein; the encoded protein is MYERILIPTDGSETAELAVEEALDIAEKFDAEVYTLYVVDTDAAELSLGTEQVERIRSGRFGEMDELEARAREATEHVAARGRERGIDVAEHFRAGRPHDVIADFAEDHDVDLVVMGSHGRSGVRRMLLGSVTERVLRSTHRSVLVVDEREGE
- a CDS encoding DUF4212 domain-containing protein, whose product is MTDNNSRKDESNADIETDGGVAAGRETADYLDAEVNIFKPSTPFMRDHLRVVWTMFAAWALLVFGPVTATYLATDFMTSVTVIGFPLHYLLTATGAPAGALVLSFVYARKRDRLDEKYGIDHSTRRQEPEAAATDGGSDR